The region CCTCAGCCAGCTGGCTCATGTCTAcgaacagcagcaacagcaacagcaacagcaacagcaacagcaacaacagcagcagcagcagcagcagcaaaacaagGATATCAACAAGTACGCCTCCCTGAAGGCTGTGGGTGAGTGTCTGTCAAGTTCTGTTATTATCTTAACATCTTTAAATTTTAAGACAAACTGAAGAACAGAGGAATTTTCAGTTCAAGATAGGCAGTGTGCTTGATGTTGCACTATTGGTTATAAAAAACGAGTGTTGATTTTAccagttgttgctgctggttCTGACTCTAGCAGTGTTTAGAGAGGGTGCATCCACAACACAATGAATCTTGGGGCTTTCCTTAGTCTTGTTGGCAAAGTCACCATATGATGCATCCTGAGTTGACAGTCAACGCCAAACACAAAGATGATTTTTCCAGAGGTCACCAGGAACGATGTGACTAAACTATAGCAGGCAGATTTGACAGGTGTTATTGACTGCACTACCAAATTGGACGTgctgtaaaacagaaacagcctgCTTATCAAGCTGTTCGACAGCTTAATGCATGCCACCAAATTCAATGAGCTCAGTTGCCAGTGCAGCTGATCTGAATTTGCCTCACCATGCCCACATGTATTGGCAGCGTCATCACTATTTCATAACCTGAGTTAATTTGAGATTGACATGTgactttttcagtgtgtgtctgtcagcttgtttatGCTAGACAGGTACCCTGCCCTTACTTCATTTAAAATTCAGCCCACTCACGCCAGGTATTATCTACAAACACATCTAGATATCTGTAGAAACAGTTACAAGATGCTATTTGTCTGCATTTGTGCCCTTTATTAGATAACAATCAGACAGAGCTTGTCTTTGAAAAGCTGTTGCCTGCATGCCAAGCAGtagaaagtaaaatatttgatttaagTGACAAATGGTCACTTAGGTGTGAACTTTCCCTGTATTGTAAATGTCAATGTGGAGGGCACTGACTTACCCCCAGACATGTTGCAATAATAGATTATCATGATTGTTTATGCTCAGTGCTGCTTTGTGTCCTGGAAGCAAGAAGATGTTGTGTAATTATTGGAGCAGTTTATATAATTGCcagcaaaactgaaaacagagaaacagatgaataataagtaataagtggACACGTCATCTTTAGGGCTTAAAGGAAAGCCACGCAACAAATACATCAATGAAAATGGTGATtaacactgtcattgtgagTCCTGGACCCTGGCATCTTTATTgtttgttggtgtatttttataATTCCCAGATAACTGGCCAAATATAGACATCAGGCAATAGATATTTTTAGCACAGCTGTGTTTGATTGCAGAAAATTGTTCACTTATCTAAAATGCCAACGGAAGACGTCTTGGTGTCAGTTGCCGAGGATCAAAGAACAAAGGGATTCTTTCTCAACATTTTGCACCAATATTCAACAAGGAGAGAAGGAATCCATCACAGGAGAGGCAGAGATGCCAATTTCTCCACTGACAGGAGCTTCAATAGATCCGAGTGCAGTGCAGCCACAAGACACGCCGCAACTGGAAAACCTTACTCTCTGATGTTAGGCTACAGCTTTCCTTTCATCTCACCGCACCTAAAACCAACAGATGGTTGCAGCACATACTCTGGGGATTGAGggtggcattttgggaaatgtaggaaatctgTAACTGTAGGGAAAATAGATGAGGCAGGTTGATGGAAAATAGGTACAAGGAAAAGGCTAATTCAAGCATAATTACTGGAATTAATTATTACAAATTGAGAATATACtcagtacagtaacagtattcaaacatgtatttttccttcGAAACAATATATTTTGCTGCTCAAAAGTGTTCTTCCTGAACTTATATTGTCTGGGAATCAAACCTGAAGAGACAAACAATaagcattgttttgtttgtttcacgcATCAAAACAGTGTTTGTGAATACTTCATACCCCATCACCCCAGAGACTAACGTTAGGACCCAATCTGTTTCATTGCAAAGCTAGCGCCAGTACAGCATTGTGGATACCGATGGAGAGATAACATAATGGCACCACAGCGGTGCgcactgcttttctttgtcctttttttcccccttactCCAGAACACATAGACCAACTTCTGTTTTACAAAAGACATTTAGCCAGTGATGTTGGTCAGTAAATTACACATTGATTTCATTATTCTCACACAGGCAGAAGACTGCAACATGCTTCCAAATGAATGCAGTTaaccttttcaaataaaaaagctgTGTACTCCCACgcacttttctctgctttttttctgtttgacagtGACCTTCATCAAGACCATTTAGCATAATAACTGCCAGTTATGTTTCATATTGCATTTCAGCGGACTGAATGGTATGGcacaaaatgagagaaaaacgCTTGTATTTATTGAATCAAGAATTAGTTTTGAATCAATAATTCATTCTGAATTAAAGCGAATCATGAGATTTCCAAATATTCCCACCCCTAGTAACAATTTTGGAGTGGAGAGGGACtttaattcaaaattcaaatgcCAGTGTTTTATTGTTCACATGAACAGGGAAACAATCTCCCAGAAAAGTCTAACTGCATAACTATCCAACgataactttgacaaaaatgtaccagactaaatgttcactgtgattGATTTCTATTCTGAGGCGGTATTAAGTCTCAGCGAGTTGAATTTTATAATGTTCTGAAAGCAGTGACCGCCTGGAGGGAATAAAATCAATCTAAAAAGCTGTGGTGGGCACTGAAAAATGGTTGGAAGTAATGTAAAGTGAACACTTTTTCAAGATAATGGGACAAAATGTGTAAAACTACCAGTGTGGTTCATTTACAATGAGGCAAATTTGTACACTGGGTTTACACATGGCACTCTGCAAAGATTGAATTGGGTCCAGGCAGCAATGTAGAAATTACATTCAAACTTTTTAGCACGTGTCAGTATACTTAAAAAGGCCCTTCACCACTTCTCCTAGACCATTTTCCTTCCCCATTTGCTCTTCTAACCTGTAATGTGTCTTGGTTagtttttctctccctcatcttcctcctccagtCCCTCCCTCTCcgcttctctccctccctgccccCTTCATTTCCTCTCACCTTTTCTCCTGCTCCTTCCCTCCCACCGCTCCATATTTCccatcttctcttctttcatATCATTGCCTTTATCGTCCGCCTTCTGCCCTCTCCTCTGCATTTTCACTCACCttattttttgcttcttttgtctccccctcccACATCTCCGCACCATCTCCTCTTCACCCCCAATCCATCACACTCCATATCACTCCTTAAAGAATCATTGGGCTGCTAATCTCGATCCTCCCTTATAGCGGCTCATATCTGATTCCATTTCTGTAATTGAAGAAGGCCCCCTCGAGCTCACACTTGACTGACAGATTTCCATTCCACAAGTGGTATTCAAAGAGGCTCCTATGAAATGATTGGAAACCTGTCCAGAGATATACAGCACAGGAACCCTGGATTCCAGGAGGCAAACTGCCATTACTGTGAGTCAAATGATAGGAACGTTACACACAAGctgtgaaaaatgtgtattgtgtgtgtgtgtgtgtgtgtgtgtgtgtgtgtgtgtgtgtgtgtgtgtgtgtgtgtgtgtgtgtgtgtgtgtgtgtaagagagggagagggagcgagggactaaatgacagcaaacaaaaccaaaattcCAGCGGTGGCTCTTTTTGAAGTCACCTTTGTGTGAGCGCCGCTAATCTTGAGCAACATAAATGgactttgcttttcttttcttctcctctgctaCACAGTCTAGTGTTTTCGCTGCCTGTTGACCCCATGAGAAATAGAACCAAGTCGAAGATCAACACCATTTTCCCAACACTCCCCAActgccttttccttttctttaattGCCTCTGCCACTTTCCCAATGGTCTACCGTCCAGCTGATAAGCCACACTTAAGTCAGTCAATAGCCATCTCCACTGTCCCCCTGTGCATCTATTCAAGGTCACTTTATCGAATTCTAACTGCGACCAAGGCAAAAAGCTACCAATAAAGTTTCCTGGATGCAGACCTGTAACTCAGTCCAGAGGAGGATGCAGTCTTCTACTAGTACAAATGACCAATCATGGCCCACGTCTAATGCacactaaatgtaaacataaaccCTAAAGAGACAACAGTGTGTACATGCCTCTTAATAAGTTAGTGTGTCATGGGTCATCTGCAAAGTGGGGATGGAATTCCCCAGAATTTTGCTCAGTCTGGCAAGggatacagaagtatctgctgtcgtaccaccagactacagagcagcttctttcttctgtgagactcctcaacgccacctcatcctccgcactccaccataaatatgTGACGTGGAACTTTCggttatgctggttttgcacattactaTACCACTAccttatataatatatgtatataagtaactgtttatattgtttttatttttattctattctaattttaaatatttgtattgatGTTCTGTAGCGTGAAGGGGGtctacaactttaatttcattgtgcagctcTTTGTTGTagaataacaaataaatgtaccttgatccttttaaaaaacattttttccaaatCACGCTTGCTACTGTGCTGCATCTTCTTAcatcacattcatacagtatCTCAAACTGGAatctgcccagtacaaccagtctACTGCTGATGGCTGCTGGGTAAGGCTTTAAGAACTTTTGCTTCATCACCCAACAAGTCACAAACCTGCTTTTATAGACTTTAGGCTTCCACACAACCCACCTGCTGCTGTATTATTTATTGCAGTGTTTAGTATGCAGCACTCAAATTAAACTCAGCAAAAGATCTTTATCGttatgaaattttaaaaagtataaagtttTTTGAGAATATGTAGATTATAACCATATATCTTCACACCTCAGATGTTATTTAATCATCTATAATCCTCTTACATGCAAATGAgtttcaaaaatgaaacatggaAGGAGAAATTTTCAGCCTTTTTTGTTAATTGGTTTGGTACAACATGAGGAAGTGAtatcttaataaataaaactctacagccatgttagcggctgtgtgaggctgtacttggcaCAACAATGCTTTGATCCtcaatgctaatgctagcaagGCAacgtgctcacaatgacagctgtaatgtttttcatattcaccattttagtttggtgtgttagcatgctaacatttgcaaataaaaaaactaaacaaaaatgtaaacctcatagtagcactaaaggaaaagtcagtaggattcatcctttggccattatgaatgtctgtacaaactttcatgccaatccatccaataactGAGTTATTAGATAGACTGGTAGACCAAAGGGGTGGACCGACCCGAGACATTGACATTGTCAGAGCCAAGCCGCTAAGGTGGCTAAAATGTTTATGACCATAAGATGTCACATTCTCTAGCACAAGCAGTTCGCACCTGTATCTCTAATAGCCCTTATTATCTGCTACAATTGCCAAGAGTCCAGTCTCTTTGCCTGACATTACTGTATTTCCACAGTAGAGATAGCAGCTGATCTACTACAAAGAGCAGGTTCAGATTACATCTCACATCCTGTGCCAACATTGAATATCTTTATATTAGACCATTTTCCTGCCAAAGACTACAACAATTTATCTGTAAAGAGTTTGCTTTTCAGATTGAAAAAGCATTTACTTCATCATAGGACAAGaaaactctccactgaaaccCAGACTAATGGATGTTTTTGGGTAGGGTGGCAGCACTATGACAGGGAGACCCACCCACTTAGAGTAAATactaaaaaaaggaaatgtattggaggttttaaagacttttaaaaCTAATAAACCCTTCATCACCTTGGCAGTAGACAACCTGATTGGCTAATAAAAAGCAGATTGACATACTGGTCTAACCGTAATTAGGTCCTTATGTTTTTGGCACTGAAGGACCTCAAGGAAGCAgtgcttgattttttttcccccttatgcACAATGTGTGTTAGTCTCTGTGGGATGCTGGCCTTTCTCAGGCAGAGGCATGCAGAGCCCACACTGCGTAACAGCGGTGTTTTCCGTTTCCACTCACGTACGCTGCTGGATGTGTGCATCGTCGTGCTGACAGCCGCCGGATTGATTCACCCGTCGCCTGAGCAAGTTTGATCCCCAGGGGCGGTCTAGCGGCGACTCGGCGGGTGAGACGCCGCTCCCCCTCCGCCCCCTCCTCACCCACAAGCCCCTCTGCTATCCCCTCACAGGGACGCTCgctcatttctctctccttttcacaGAGCGATAAACTAGATTTATAGTTACAGCGGCAAAGCAAACTCGCTGAGTGTGTTAACTTTATCTTCAAGGACGTGCAGGCAACAAGGGCTAAAGAGTAATGACTCGACTGAACGTGAATTCGGCAGGGAAAAAAGGTCACATTTCGCAGTGATAAGAGAGACTGTAGCTTGGTGACAGTGACTGGCAGAGGGAGGAATGAATGTGAGGCATTAAACCAGACTGCTCGAAGGCTAaagaaacacacgcacacacacagacacacacatatacagaagACATGGGAGGATGCTTACACCAACACATAGAGGCTGACGCTTCTGTGTGCTGATTCAGTCTGCGTGTAAGTAGATAGATACATGTGGGTGTCTGTTGGATGTATGTATTTCCTCATACTCGTTACCccttaaaaaatgatttgtcaCAATAACTTTGGCTTGTTTCTGCAACTTTCTTGTCTGATTGAAAAATAAGGAAGCAACCCCTTAACTATGCTGTGTTGTGTTGGGTGCGGGAATAATGGACAGGAGGCTGTTACTCAATGTTTTGAGCTACAGACAATTGGATGTATAAGGGATGCTGCCATGTTGGAAGAATGACCACTATAGTGCATGTTTTAATGGTTTGTCTGCAACTTTTTTGTTGGAACCAAAACACCTTCTCACCACAGAGAAATTAGATGTTCTCTTGGCTATATAAGGGAGGAAGAGGCGAAGTGCAGGAGACATTCTGGGCTTTCCTTTTGATTTAACTCCTCCGGTGGCACGACAGGCCTCTATATGCAGGCGTTTACAGTAGCCCAAACACCCTGCTTGGTCAGTTACAGTAGATGAGGGTAGGCTGACTAACAAAGTTAAAGTATATTGGGTTTGTTATACGATCTTTTCAGATTGTAGGAGTGAAAAAGGGATGGGATGTTTTCTATCCAAACttccgtatgtgtgtgtgtgtgtatgtgtgcttacATGTGCATTTCTTAGTTTGCAGCTGATCTGCAAACTGCTGAAAGTCTTATTATATGAGTCACtctataacttttttttctgttccacAGTAGCAAAACAGATGAACTGaggatttcttttttcacaactgACAATTTAAAAAGAGCAAACAGTCAAATTGGAGGAAGCAAATGCATTTagatttcaatatttaacccaAGATTTCTGCTGTGCTCTTTAGCACATCCATACACTCTTTCATATCCACATAacattttcattagttttgtttttctctctccctcttctgtcAGCTGCCAAGTACAACGGTGAAATCTACAAGCGTCGGCTGATGGTGGAGCTGCCAACGAAGGGTGGGCTTCCTCTCCAGCCCATGGGCAACTCCAGACCCTCCATGGGAAACATGTCGTCAATGACTCCTCCGATGACTGCCAACCCCATGGCTTCTAACCCAATGACCTCCAATCCCATGAACCCCACCATCACCCAGATGACCTCCATGACCCCAATGACGTCAATGATGCCCATGACCTCTAGGACACCCATGACTTCCCTCACTCAGATGTCCTCCATGACCCCTATGACCTCCCTGGGTCCACTGACTCCTGAGCCAGTGGCCACCTATGTCACTGAGATGCCCAGCATCTCCTCCGTCTCAACCCTCCCAACTGAACGGCACATagctggtggtggaggaggagggggacacAAGCCAAATGGCCAGAAACCCAAAGGCAGCCATGGTCACATTGCCCACAGctctcacagctctcacacTCATGCTCACAGCCACAGTAGCAAGCCGCCAGGACTCGGGGCTACCTCCCTGGCACACATGGCGGGGACCATGCCAGGTGGCATGTCCCTGGGCATCTCCAGGGCCGCAGAGACCGCCATTGGCTCCAGCTCGGCTACAATGGGCCGCCCATTGGCGTACAGTTCTAACACAATCGCAGCTGGGCATACAATGGGGCTGGGGCTGAAGGGCTGGGATGGGACTGAGACGGTGGGCCGGAGGAAGACCTACGGGCACAAGAGGCCTCAGTGTACCGTGCTGGAGCCAAACCAGCTCCACAGCACCAGAAACCACAGCCACAGCCACCACTTCCTCCCCACACAGCCCTACTTTGTGACCAACAGCAAGACAGAGGTGACtgtgtgagagaggaagaaagggagaaaaagagggagaatgGATGCATGTGGAGTGGTGGCACAAGTAATCTCTGAGTTGAGACACCAACTCCTGGGGTGGTCAAAGTTGCagatctatgtgtgtgtttgtgtggctcgTTGGTATACTGGTGAATGTGGTGGGACAGTGACACTGTGTCTGAGTGGTCCTCGTTTCAAACAGAGTTCACCAATCAAATCACTGAACAGACCTTTGTTGTCAAGAGGTTGGTGGCATCTGTAACCATAACTTCAAAAAGCCTACAGAGCAGGGATGTCTGTCCACTTGTGATGATATTAGAGTGTTATCTAACAGCTAATATCTACTcggtaataataacaatatctGAGTATTACAGTGCAACTACATACAAAGGATAAAGTGGGAAACTGCAGATAATGAAATGGATTGGCGTAACAAACCAAATCTGAGAAGCAATATACAGGATCAAGTGTAAAGCGCCGAAGTGTCATgtgaaagaagaaatacagCGGGTTTACCCACAAACCTCGCAACAAGACTTCTGCTCATCTGCCCAACAAAGCGTCAAATGgtatggaagaaaaaaacattcccTTATGATTCACCCCCAAATCTCCTGAGGGCTTTCAAAAAGGCACACATGATGAGGGCGCTGGGCTTTGGACTGCAGACATGCAGGGCTTTGTACTGTGGCTATTCAGAAGCACCTTCATAAGCTCTGCAACTGAAGGTCGCCCTTCCTTTTCCACATGGCTCTAGCACAGAGAATGGAGGCTGTCACACTGGCATTGTTCTGGTCTGATCTTGTCTGTGTGGTGACAGCTGGCCCAGAGGAGGGCTAAGGAGGCAGGGAGGCAGCATCTGGATGTTGCTGCAGCTAGCGGAGGCTCCTCGGAGCACGATtctcgtacacacacacacacacacacacaactccacacattcatgcacatgcagacacgttttccctctctctctctttctctctctctctctctctctctcacacacacacacacacacacacacacacaaacatatactgtagaaaTACTGCACACCAGGGTTTGAccaatttaagtttttaaagaaTGATACCAATAATTATAGAATTAAGTTACAGATGGCTgataatttagtttaatttctgcatttttgttacctttaaaTTTGCATTTCAAAAACTCAATTCAGTGTTTCCCCAAAATGATATTCTTGTCAGTAAATTTAGACCATCACAGTACTCTAAAACTCTTAAATTAATCCCCCACCTCATCCAATCTATGACAGGGTACAGTTTGGGACGcataaatacttttaaattagaaaactattt is a window of Siniperca chuatsi isolate FFG_IHB_CAS linkage group LG20, ASM2008510v1, whole genome shotgun sequence DNA encoding:
- the shisa9a gene encoding protein shisa-9A; this translates as MRGKYFLLGFLLLKLMALVCKADGEPGLLGGFVMIATSNGSREEESVSEETPHTEDKCRGYYDVMGQWDPPFICKTGNYLYCCGTCGFRFCCSYKHSRLDQSTCKNYDTPVWMKTGQTPYKKINKMHDSTKDKTNLIVYIICGVVAIMALVGIFTKLGLEKAHRPQRENMSRAVASVLQGGCPGEQYREEEALGMHSQHYVSRATNLQGGQINNNVGPGSNMGQQHPYPSLSQLAHVYEQQQQQQQQQQQQQQQQQQQQQQNKDINKYASLKAVAAKYNGEIYKRRLMVELPTKGGLPLQPMGNSRPSMGNMSSMTPPMTANPMASNPMTSNPMNPTITQMTSMTPMTSMMPMTSRTPMTSLTQMSSMTPMTSLGPLTPEPVATYVTEMPSISSVSTLPTERHIAGGGGGGGHKPNGQKPKGSHGHIAHSSHSSHTHAHSHSSKPPGLGATSLAHMAGTMPGGMSLGISRAAETAIGSSSATMGRPLAYSSNTIAAGHTMGLGLKGWDGTETVGRRKTYGHKRPQCTVLEPNQLHSTRNHSHSHHFLPTQPYFVTNSKTEVTV